A part of Vicia villosa cultivar HV-30 ecotype Madison, WI unplaced genomic scaffold, Vvil1.0 ctg.000114F_1_1, whole genome shotgun sequence genomic DNA contains:
- the LOC131624356 gene encoding pentatricopeptide repeat-containing protein At4g35850, mitochondrial-like: protein MKFLQSLLGKARFAVRDRLLYRVSGLRFFNASPEEYSKRNYANNVAEYNTVLGSLNAQRRVFLLRDVYDDMMLDGVKPTRDTFHSLMVGTMRGSRMHDAFFFKDQMKITGLVPDVTFYNFLISTCGKCKNSDQAIQILEEMKSMEVKPNVQTYICLLHACAAQGRVDRVYAIVRDMTAAGLGLNKFCYAGLIVAHKNKTPFTDDFDAKVTEFVERSKIWSSVETDSANAENVMVGVTDEELYNLPTAEYINRRGGFVNRPFTAYHTAFNAAADFKNVKLTDTLLEMLSKEKKIPDIYIVMQVIRCYCHAGEIERGLQYFEEFINLGRGNAAELFVTLAEGAMVGYTEKGMQISQDILVRMNERNFFMNAKMGSELLLRAAGEKTGGYTNANYIWDLMRSRNVYPTLPAVEAYYQGLKDRQIPQDDPRLVLVTQMYDNLRSRFRGSGNV, encoded by the exons ATGAAGTTCCTTCAATCTCTCTTAg GTAAAGCCCGTTTTGCAGTGCGTGATAGGTTACTGTATCGGGTTTCGGGGCTCCGATTCTTCAATGCTTCCCCAGAAGAGTATTCCAAGAGGAACTACGCTAACAATGTCGCTGAATACAACACTGTTTTGGGTTCTCTCAATGCTCAAAGAAG GGTTTTTTTGCTGAGGGATGTGTATGATGATATGATGCTTGATGGAGTGAAGCCAACCCGTGACACTTTTCATTCGCTTATGGTTGGAACCATGAGAGGCTCTAGAATGCATGATGCTTTCTTCTTCAAGGACCAAATGAAAATCACGGGTTTGGTTCCCGAT GTTACTTTTTACAACTTTCTCATTTCAACCTGTGGGAAATGCAAGAACTCTGATCAGGCTATTCAG ATTTTGGAGGAGATGAAATCCATGGAAGTAAAGCCAAATGTACAAACCTACATCTGCTTGTTACATGCTTGTGCAGCACAAGGGCGTGTAGACCGAGT GTATGCAATTGTCCGTGATATGACTGCAGCTGGTCTGGGATTAAACAAGTTCTGCTATGCTGGGCTTATAGTTGCACACAAGAACAAAACACCTTTTACTGATGATTTTGATGCAAAA GTTACCGAGTTCGTGGAGAGGTCGAAGATATGGTCTTCAGTAGAAACCGACAGCGCCAATGCTGAGAATGTGATGGTGGGTGTTACTGATGAGGAGTTATATAACTTACCAACGGCAGAATACATTAATAGGCGCGGAGGATTCGTGAACAGGCCATTTACAGCATATCATACTGCATTCAATGCTGCTGCAGACTTCAAGAATGTTAAG TTGACGGATACACTTCTTGAAATGCTGAGCAAGGAGAAGAAAATTCCTGATATCTATATTGTCATGCAAGTAATTAG GTGCTATTGtcatgctggagaaattgaacgCGGTCTTCAATATTTTGAGGAATTTATAAATTTAGGAAGGGGTAATGCTGCCGAACTTTTTGTG ACACTTGCCGAAGGGGCAATGGTTGGTTACACTGAGAAAGGAATGcaaatttctcaagatatacTG GTAAGGATGAATGAAAGAAACTTTTTCATGAATGCCAAAATGGGAAGTGAGCTCCTGCTCAGGGCAGCTGGTGAAAAG ACTGGAGGATATACTAATGCTAACTACATATGGGACTTGATGCGATCCCGTAATGTCTACCCTACGTTGCCTGCGGTGGAAGCATACTACCAGGGTTTGAAG GATCGACAGATTCCTCAAGATGATCCAAGACTCGTATTGGTTACTCAAATGTATGACAACCTTCGCTCGAGATTTAGGGGAAGTGGGAATGTATAG